ATATCCTATGATTGTTAGAAGTATTATTAAGCAGAGAATACTTAAAAGAATAAATATTATATTCATTGGCTTCTTCCAAGAATTTATTCGAGCAAATGCTAAATTGACTTCTTTTATCATTCTTTTCTTTTCATTAGGAGCAATTTCATATGCTTTTTCTCCTTTTTTTCTATCTCTTAAATCGATATGTTCAGAAAGTTTGAAATTGTATGTATCATTTTCTATTATTGATTTAACTTCTTCTTCTGATATTTGTTGTCCTTGGTCATTCAGTCTGTGAGTTATAATTTTGGGAGTCATATTCTTACGCAATTCTGCTACAACTGTAACAAAAAAAAGAATATATTTAATCTGTTCTTTTGGCGTCTTATTGTAAAAATTGACAAGACGAAAATAACTTGGTAATGTCAAATTCATTTTGTTAGTTCTCCAAGTTAAAAAATAACATATGAAATCCTATGTACATATATTGAATACAGCTAACATAATATTGGCTTCCCAACACCCGCCAAGATCTTGTCTATTTTTAGACAATTTCGTAATTTGATTATTCGATTTTGCAGGTATAAGTTCATGAGTGCAATCTAAAGGAGTTGCGATAATTTTTTTCTCCAATCCGTTTGCCGCCGGCTTTGCGAACCAATATCCTGATATTTTTTTTCCACATTATGAATTGGTGTCTGCTCGGGAAAGTAACTATCGTGTTTCGTTTGCATGACTGTGCGAAGCTGTTGCAGTAGTTTTGGCTTGGCATTTTGTGCAATTTTCGCATCGCTGCTCGGCATGGTTTCCTCTGCTTGGGGATAAGGGCAGTCGGGATATTATCATTAATATAGCACAGAAATCCAAAAATGTCAATAAAAAAAATAAAATTCTTCGTTTTCGATGATTTTGTGGTCATTGTTGGCAAATTTTTTTTAGATAAAAGCAAATTTGTGTCCAACCTTTTTAATTTTCTGTAAAACCTCAGTTGTGAGTATGGAACCCGCTGAAGCTGTTGACTGAACTATTTCTCACACACAATAAATTGTGGTGTTTGTTCAAAAATGAAGAGCCTAAATCAGCCCATGTGACCAACAAACTGCTTCAGCGGTTTCAAGATTCCACGCGCAGCAAAGGTTTTACAATTTTCTCTCATTTTTCCTTTGCAATATTGGGAAAATTTGCTATATTTGATGCTTAAAAGTAATGCTGAATTTGGATTGGGATAAGAGACAGAAAGGGTAATTCATGCCGAGATTTTATCAGTACACGGTGAATCAGTTAGATCAGATTTTGGAACAGATCAGAGAGAAAATGTACACGGAAATTGCGCCGCTGGAGATCAGAGGTTGGCGTTCGAAAGAGCCGCTGCCGTACGCGCAGCGCAGCGAGGGCGAGGAAGAAGTTTTTCGCCTCGGCGACAAATGGGGTGATTTGTTCGATTGCGCCTGGTTCCATTTCACCGGCCGCGTTCCTGCCAGCGCTGCCGGGGAGAAAATTGTGCTGCTGCTGGATGTGAACGGAGAGATGTGCATTTTTGATGAGAACGGCGTTCCCGTTCGCGGGCTGACAAATGTGAGCTCCGGATTTGATGACCGGCTCGGCGGTCCCGGGAAGCGGGTGTTGCAATTTTCGGAACGGGCCAATGGCGGCGAAATCGTCGCTGTCTGGGCGGACGCAGCGTGCAATGATTTGTTTGGATTTGTGAAAGAAAACGGTACAATAAAACAGGCCGCGATTGCTGTTTGCAATGACGAAGCGCGCGCTTTGTTTTACGATTTTGAAGTTCTGCTGGATTTAATGAAAGTTACCCCCGAAGACAGTGCGCGGCGACAGCGGATTTTGCGCGCGCTGAATCTTGCGGCAAACATTTTTGCGGCAGGAGACGAAAATTATCTCACTCGTGCGCGTGCGGAGTTGTCCGGAGAGCTGCTGAAAAAAGGCGGGGACCCGTCACTGAAAATTTCCGCCGTTGGCCACGCGCATCTGGATCTGGCATGGCTGTGGCCTGTCAGAGAGACGATCCGCAAGGGCGCGCGGACTTTTTCCACGGCGCTTGAACTCATGGAACGCTACCCGGATTACATTTACGGCGCCAGTCAACCGCAATTGTACGAGTGGATGAAAATTCACTACCCAACTCTGTACGAAAAAATCAAGCAAAAAGTCGCCGCCGGGAGAATTGAACCGCTGGGCGCTTCCTGGGTGGAATTTGACACTAATCTTCCCGGCGGGGAAGCCATTGTCCGCCAATTGCTTTTCGGCAAAAAATTTTTCAAGGCGGAATTCGGCGTTGAAATTGATCATCTCTGGCAGCCTGACGTTTTTGGCTACACGGCTGCGCTGCCGCAAATTCTGGAAAAAGCCGGCGTGCATTATTTCATGACGCAAAAGTTGTCCTGGAGTTTGATCAATGTTTTTCCGCACCATTCGTTCATTTGGGAAGGAATTGACGGAACTTCGGTTCTTACGCACATGCTGCCTGAAGAAACTTACAACAGTCAGGCGAGCCCTTTTGCTATTAAAAAAATTGAGAAAAATTACAAGGACAAAGATGTTTCCGAAGAGGCGCTTTTGGTTTTTGGTATCGGCGACGGCGGTGGCGGTCCCGGCGCTGAACATCTGGAACGGCTTCAGCGGATGAAAAATTTGGCCGGGTTGCCGACGGTAACGCAGCGACGGGCGCAGGATTTTTTTGCATCTTGGAAAAAGGATGCGGCAAATTTCGCGCGCTGGGTTGGCGAACTTTATCTGGAGCGACATCAGGGGACATTCACGACGAATGCCAGAAACAAGTGGTACAACAGGAAAATGGAAATCGCGCTGCGGGAAGCGGAATGGGCGTGTTCTTTGGCGAGAAAAGTTGTCGGCGGCGAATATCCGCAGGAAAAATTGGAAAAAATCTGGAAAGAGACGCTGTTGTATCAATTTCACGACATTTTGCCGGGTTCGTCCATTAAGCGGGTTTACGATGAATCGCTGGCGCGCTACGAAAAATTGCTGGAAGAAACCAGAAAAATCACAGAAGAAGCCTATCGCTCTCTGGCAAAAAAAGTCAACGCCGGTGGTAGCGTGAAAGCGGCGGTGATTTTCAATTCCCTTTCCTGGCAG
The Calditrichota bacterium DNA segment above includes these coding regions:
- a CDS encoding alpha-mannosidase; protein product: MPRFYQYTVNQLDQILEQIREKMYTEIAPLEIRGWRSKEPLPYAQRSEGEEEVFRLGDKWGDLFDCAWFHFTGRVPASAAGEKIVLLLDVNGEMCIFDENGVPVRGLTNVSSGFDDRLGGPGKRVLQFSERANGGEIVAVWADAACNDLFGFVKENGTIKQAAIAVCNDEARALFYDFEVLLDLMKVTPEDSARRQRILRALNLAANIFAAGDENYLTRARAELSGELLKKGGDPSLKISAVGHAHLDLAWLWPVRETIRKGARTFSTALELMERYPDYIYGASQPQLYEWMKIHYPTLYEKIKQKVAAGRIEPLGASWVEFDTNLPGGEAIVRQLLFGKKFFKAEFGVEIDHLWQPDVFGYTAALPQILEKAGVHYFMTQKLSWSLINVFPHHSFIWEGIDGTSVLTHMLPEETYNSQASPFAIKKIEKNYKDKDVSEEALLVFGIGDGGGGPGAEHLERLQRMKNLAGLPTVTQRRAQDFFASWKKDAANFARWVGELYLERHQGTFTTNARNKWYNRKMEIALREAEWACSLARKVVGGEYPQEKLEKIWKETLLYQFHDILPGSSIKRVYDESLARYEKLLEETRKITEEAYRSLAKKVNAGGSVKAAVIFNSLSWQRTEWVKFGNNWRQVTVPALGYIVEDFSGGAAISDEVNLSENSIENDLLRLRFAEDGTIDSIFDKEFGREIVPENEQANQLLLYHDDGDAWDIPLNYRDIPPRKMQLEKSEMAVDGPKVSLKQLFRLGNSTLEQEIVLFEGSRRIDFKTKLNWREIKSMLRVQFPVNVHAEEAAYEIQFGHYFRPTHQNTSWDLAKDEVPAQKWADLSQDDYGVALLNDSKYGYRVKGNVLELNLLRSVPYPGQAVVKDEDVKPGEAHHAYTDQREHEFVYSLFPHPGNHRTGGVNKAAYGLNVPLQIFAAENENGDLTGQNSFFELDSPDVIIEAVKKAEDDAGTILRLCEAENQNERVKLKIALPFEKIFETDLTENVIREISASDEGIVEIDFQPFEIKTLKIL